A single Branchiostoma floridae strain S238N-H82 chromosome 11, Bfl_VNyyK, whole genome shotgun sequence DNA region contains:
- the LOC118426387 gene encoding uncharacterized protein LOC118426387: protein MVSTELLKRIALYGGALALGSAFLMRNRIQTGLAAGEYYKKSLEALSQDPTAMAALGAPPLKTRRLDLGDTEANNVQPHLGYAKLDIPVVGGREKGTLRTYCTRDATTGAWTVEKLQLLIEKTGQMVTIVPPHSERR, encoded by the exons ATGGTGAGTACAGAGCTGCTGAAGAGGATCGCCCTGTACGGAGGAGCCCTGGCTCTCGGCAGCGCCTTCCTCATGCGGAACCGCATCCAGACCGGCCTGGCAGCAGGGGAGTACTACAAGAAGTCCCTGGAGGCATTAAGTCAGGACCCCACAGCCATGGCAGCACTGGGAGCTCCTCCTCTTAAAACAAG GCGCCTTGACCTTGGTGATACAGAAGCAAACAACGTGCAGCCGCATCTCGGATACGCCAAATTGGATATTCCCGTGGTTGGCGGTCGGGAGAAAGGAACGTTACGGACATACTGCACGAGAGACGCCACCACCGGAGCGTGGACTGTTGAGAAATTGCAACTTTTAATAGAAAAAACAGGACAGATGGTGACAATCGTTCCTCCTCATAGTGAGAGGAGGTAA
- the LOC118426368 gene encoding peroxisomal sarcosine oxidase-like, translating into MAEVWDAVVVGAGIEGSATAFQLAKNGCQTLLVEQFPLPHSRGSSHGASRIIRKAYVQQHYAQMMKEAYPIWEQVQQETGTQLYMKTGGLMVAPSSSQQLDQTERSLAGAGSEFEKLISDDLKLRFPNLSFPADYRAILDPEAGVLKADKALRCFQDLFVKYGGRIRDEEKVVRIDPGDVVTVHTSKSTYKTHRLLLLPGPWAGKLLAPLGLQPPLEPVRISVLYWREKQPDTYALKKGFPVFVDHTIPHKYGLPSLEYPGIYKLCFHSGPVIDPDNRDGVAGSHGNQAIVRMMCDYVRKHFPGLESVPAIQESCMYTNTPDEDFILDRHPQYRNIIIGVGFSGHGFKLAPVVGKLLCELAMDKQPSYDMTPFSLSRFHNTATPQAKL; encoded by the exons atggcggaagTTTGGGACGCAGTAGTGGTCGGTGCGGGGATAGAGGGATCCGCCACGGCGTTTCAACTGGCTAAGAACGGTTGTCAAACACTTCTCGTCGAACAG TTCCCCTTGCCACACAGTAGAGGGAGCTCCCACGGTGCCAGCCGCATCATCAGGAAGGCGTACGTCCAGCAGCACTATGCACAGATGATGAAGGAAGCGTACCCAATCTGGGAACAGGTGCAGCAGGAAACAGGCACACAGCTCTACAT GAAGACCGGTGGCCTGATGGTGGCCCCGTCATCATCCCAGCAGCTGGACCAGACGGAGCGGAGCCTGGCAGGGGCGGGGAGTGAGTTTGAGAAACTCATCAGCGACGACCTGAAGCTGAGGTTCCCAAACCTGAGCTTCCCTGCAGACTACCGAGCAATCCTGGACCCTGAGGCAGGGGTGCTGAAGGCTGACAAGGCACTCAGGTGCTTCCAG GACCTGTTTGTGAAGTATGGTGGAAGGATACGTGATGAGGAGAAGGTGGTGCGGATCGACCCAGGTGATGTGGTGACCGTCCACACGTCAAAGTCCACGTACAAGACACACAGACTACTCCTCCTACCAGGGCCCTGGGCTGGGAAACTGTTGGCCCCACTGGGGCTTCAGCCGCCCCTAGAG CCCGTGCGCATCAGTGTACTGTACTGGCGAGAGAAGCAACCGGACACCTATGCCCTAAAGAAGGGTTTCCCTGTGTTTGTAGACCACACCATACCCCACAAGTATGGTCTTCCCAGCTTAGAGTATCCAGGAATATACAAG CTCTGCTTCCACTCTGGTCCAGTGATTGATCCAGACAACAGAGATGGTGTGGCTGGTAGTCATGGCAACCAGGCGATTGTGAGGATGATGTGTGACTATGTCAGGAAACACTTCCCTGGGTTAGAGAGTGTTCCAGCCATTCAGGAGTCCTGCATGTATACT AACACCCCTGATGAAGACTTCATCCTGGATCGCCATCCACAGTACAGGAACATCATCATAGGGGTTGGCTTCTCAG GCCATGGCTTTAAGCTGGCACCAGTGGTGGGGAAGTTACTGTGTGAGCTGGCTATGGACAAGCAGCCATCTTACGACATGACACCGTTCTCTCTCAGCAGGTTTCACAACACCGCAACTCCTCAAGCCAAACTCTGA
- the LOC118426732 gene encoding probable peptidyl-tRNA hydrolase — protein sequence MVTLYRALRQVFSDIRFRLGAPTMPESVSTAVLQNPTRTVIVGLGNYSMPDTRHSVGMRVVDKLAEYYNMQWRRARDCGGDVATTTLDKHSVVVLKPRAFMNVNGESVAKTVRRFQVKPEDVILVHDDLDKPLGSCVLKEGGSARGHNGVRSAISCLNSTAMRRVRVGIGRPAAREKVTSYVLGRFSREEEEVVATMMDRCVDILVKQLRDKSGLQ from the coding sequence ATGGTGACTTTATACCGCGCTCTCAGGCAAGTTTTTAGCGATATTCGTTTCAGACTGGGCGCCCCGACGATGCCTGAGTCTGTCAGCACAGCGGTGCTTCAGAATCCCACAAGGACGGTCATTGTTGGCCTGGGTAACTACAGTATGCCTGACACAAGGCACAGCGTGGGGATGAGGGTGGTGGACAAGCTGGCTGAATACTACAACATGCAGTGGAGAAGAGCAAGAGACTGTGGTGGCGACGTCGCAACTACAACCCTTGATAAACACAGTGTTGTTGTCCTGAAACCACGGGCGTTCATGAATGTGAACGGCGAAAGTGTTGCCAAGACCGTCAGAAGATTCCAGGTAAAGCCAGAAGACGTCATTTTGGTTCACGACGACTTGGACAAGCCCCTTGGGTCGTGTGTGCTGAAGGAAGGGGGCTCGGCTAGGGGACACAACGGAGTTCGTTCGGCCATAAGTTGTCTAAATTCCACGGCTATGAGAAGGGTACGAGTCGGGATTGGGCGACCGGCAGCGAGAGAAAAAGTGACCTCCTATGTTCTCGGTCGTTTCAGTCGAGAGGAGGAGGAAGTGGTTGCGACCATGATGGACAGATGTGTGGACATTCTCGTCAAGCAGCTACGGGACAAGTCTGGCCTACAATAA